Proteins from one Aureimonas sp. SA4125 genomic window:
- a CDS encoding ABC transporter permease, with product MTAVPPADINQRPSGAGSLGLLRLVLSEYFVLVLCVVYLAAIYPFVPEMLSLEVASNILGDMMPLLVVAIGQTFVLIIAGIDLSVTAIISFAAVVGASVMTGSGGYLEGSNLAVPGAVLAMLAAGLFIGLVNGLSVTRLNMPSFIVTLATRMFFAGAAIWYVTFHSPSSSIANLPTGFTDFSTTSMGGIPLTVIVATAIGLAAHFLLSRTEFGRWIYAVGANPQAARISGIPVSRTILMAFLISGGCAAIGSMMYVARMQTGSPILGENILLDVIGAVVIGGTSLFGGKGKIVWTVFGVLFLMLIDTSMKMLGSSLFTIFIIKGSVILLAATVDTLRHRYFGRG from the coding sequence ATGACGGCCGTTCCTCCAGCCGACATCAACCAGCGACCGTCGGGTGCCGGCAGCCTCGGCCTGTTGCGGCTGGTGCTGTCGGAATATTTCGTCCTTGTCCTCTGCGTTGTATATCTCGCGGCAATCTACCCTTTCGTACCGGAAATGCTGTCGCTGGAAGTGGCGTCGAACATTCTCGGGGACATGATGCCGTTGCTCGTCGTGGCGATCGGCCAGACCTTCGTCCTGATCATTGCCGGCATCGACCTCTCGGTGACAGCGATCATTTCCTTTGCCGCCGTCGTCGGGGCCTCGGTGATGACCGGCTCGGGCGGCTATCTCGAAGGCAGCAATCTCGCTGTGCCCGGCGCGGTTCTGGCGATGCTCGCCGCCGGCCTCTTCATCGGCCTCGTCAACGGTCTGTCGGTGACGCGGTTGAACATGCCGTCCTTCATCGTCACGCTGGCGACGCGGATGTTTTTCGCCGGCGCGGCGATATGGTACGTCACCTTCCACTCGCCCTCCTCCTCCATCGCAAACCTGCCAACGGGCTTCACCGACTTTTCCACGACATCGATGGGCGGAATCCCGTTGACGGTGATCGTCGCCACGGCGATCGGCCTTGCCGCGCACTTCCTTCTGTCGCGCACTGAATTCGGACGCTGGATCTACGCCGTCGGCGCCAATCCGCAGGCGGCGCGGATTTCCGGCATTCCGGTCTCTCGTACCATCCTGATGGCCTTTCTGATCAGCGGTGGCTGCGCCGCGATCGGGTCGATGATGTATGTGGCGCGGATGCAGACGGGATCGCCGATCCTTGGCGAGAACATCCTGCTCGACGTCATCGGCGCGGTGGTGATCGGCGGCACCAGCCTGTTCGGCGGCAAAGGCAAGATCGTCTGGACGGTATTCGGCGTCCTGTTCCTGATGCTGATCGACACCTCGATGAAAATGCTGGGGTCGTCGCTCTTCACCATTTTTATCATCAAAGGCAGCGTCATCCTTCTGGCCGCGACGGTGGACACGCTCCGCCACCGCTACTTCGGACGGGGCTGA